A single region of the Mesotoga sp. Brook.08.105.5.1 genome encodes:
- a CDS encoding RecX family transcriptional regulator, producing MGSDPMKDALRYLKYRLRSRREIEVQLFKKGYSEKEIKEVIEKLEEQGLVNDGIFARLYVSDGLNVHYKGPFRLRQELLGLGISEEVIDDTIKLELDSCDLKEIGKRAAGNTELTDPDKIRRKLYRRGFSSSIIDEIIEEIKEKS from the coding sequence ATGGGTTCAGATCCAATGAAAGATGCTTTGAGATATTTGAAATACAGGTTGAGGTCAAGAAGGGAAATCGAAGTACAGCTCTTCAAGAAGGGGTATTCTGAGAAGGAGATCAAAGAGGTCATTGAAAAGCTGGAAGAGCAGGGCTTAGTTAACGACGGCATTTTCGCCAGACTCTATGTAAGCGACGGACTGAATGTGCATTACAAAGGCCCGTTCAGGCTTCGACAGGAGCTACTTGGGTTAGGAATCTCAGAAGAGGTAATTGACGATACAATTAAATTAGAACTGGACAGTTGCGACTTGAAAGAGATTGGAAAAAGAGCTGCAGGCAACACAGAATTGACTGATCCTGATAAGATAAGAAGAAAACTCTACAGAAGAGGGTTTTCCTCTTCGATAATCGATGAGATTATTGAGGAGATCAAAGAGAAATCATGA
- the recA gene encoding recombinase RecA, which yields MLSKDKKNALDRAIKDIEKQFGKGSVMLMGDKEDQKSIEVISTGSLAVDIALTVGGYPRGRVVEVYGAESSGKTTIALHAIAEVQRRGGIAAFIDAEHALDIHYAQNLGVDVDNLLISQPDYGEQALDIVDGLIRSSAVDLIVVDSVAALVPRTEIEGAMGELQVGLQARLMSQALRKISGNVSRSKCIVIFINQTRMKIGVVYGNPETTTGGVALKFYASVRLEVRRGSAIREGNTVLGNETTIKVVKNKVAPPFREAKVDIIYGQGIEHANELFNLAVSENMIDRKGAWYAYMTPDNSEVSLGQGKANGVEFLKENPELMLEIENRLRTKFGLPLLEVKKEEKEDDK from the coding sequence ATGCTGTCGAAGGATAAGAAAAACGCACTTGATAGAGCAATAAAAGATATCGAGAAACAGTTTGGCAAGGGTTCGGTAATGCTTATGGGAGATAAAGAAGATCAGAAGAGTATAGAAGTGATCTCAACCGGCTCACTTGCTGTCGACATTGCCCTTACAGTGGGGGGTTATCCAAGGGGCAGAGTAGTTGAGGTTTACGGTGCTGAATCGAGCGGAAAGACGACAATTGCCTTGCATGCTATTGCAGAAGTTCAGAGGCGGGGTGGGATAGCTGCCTTCATCGATGCAGAGCACGCTCTCGATATCCATTATGCGCAGAATCTTGGGGTGGATGTTGACAATCTCTTGATATCTCAGCCTGATTACGGAGAACAGGCTCTGGACATTGTTGATGGCCTAATCAGGTCTAGTGCGGTCGATCTAATTGTAGTGGACTCTGTTGCAGCTTTAGTGCCTCGCACCGAGATTGAGGGGGCGATGGGCGAACTGCAGGTTGGTCTTCAGGCTCGGCTTATGTCACAGGCACTAAGGAAGATTTCTGGGAACGTAAGTAGATCGAAGTGCATCGTGATTTTCATTAACCAAACAAGAATGAAAATCGGGGTAGTCTACGGTAATCCTGAAACAACAACCGGGGGTGTCGCACTGAAATTCTATGCTTCGGTAAGACTTGAGGTTAGGAGGGGCAGTGCTATAAGAGAAGGGAACACAGTTCTTGGAAACGAGACAACCATTAAAGTTGTGAAGAACAAAGTTGCCCCGCCATTTCGAGAAGCCAAGGTTGACATAATTTACGGGCAAGGGATCGAGCATGCAAACGAGCTATTCAATCTTGCGGTTTCTGAGAACATGATAGATAGAAAGGGAGCATGGTACGCTTACATGACCCCTGATAATAGTGAAGTAAGCCTTGGGCAGGGCAAGGCTAATGGAGTAGAATTCTTGAAGGAAAACCCTGAGCTGATGCTCGAGATTGAAAACAGGCTAAGGACGAAGTTTGGTTTGCCGCTCCTGGAAGTCAAGAAAGAGGAGAAGGAAGACGACAAGTGA
- a CDS encoding redox-sensing transcriptional repressor Rex: MDNTKIPKPTIKRLAVYHRCLENMVISGVASVSSNDLAERLGIKASQVRKDLSYFGEFGKRGVGYSTKLLLDSISEILGIRKKWKTCIVGMGNLGMALANYPGLENSGFIAKALFDNNPNKIGIPMPNDLVIESTEVLEEIVKKRQIEIGVITVPANAAQIIADLLADAGVKGIVNFAPIRLTLPPGISNEEIDISVSFRSLAFNMTFGSSRKGRRA, translated from the coding sequence ATGGATAACACAAAAATCCCAAAACCTACTATAAAGAGACTCGCCGTATACCACAGGTGCCTGGAAAACATGGTTATCTCAGGAGTGGCAAGCGTATCCTCAAATGATCTGGCAGAAAGGCTCGGGATTAAAGCCAGTCAAGTGAGAAAGGATCTTTCATATTTTGGAGAGTTCGGAAAGAGGGGTGTCGGTTATAGTACAAAGCTTCTTCTTGATAGTATTAGCGAAATCCTTGGAATAAGGAAGAAGTGGAAGACCTGTATAGTGGGGATGGGAAACCTCGGTATGGCGTTGGCCAACTACCCCGGACTTGAGAACTCCGGTTTCATTGCAAAAGCGCTCTTCGACAACAATCCAAACAAAATCGGTATTCCAATGCCGAACGATCTTGTAATAGAATCAACAGAAGTGTTAGAGGAAATTGTGAAGAAAAGGCAAATAGAGATTGGTGTAATCACTGTTCCCGCGAACGCGGCCCAAATCATCGCTGATTTATTGGCAGATGCGGGTGTCAAGGGGATTGTCAACTTCGCTCCAATCCGCCTTACTCTGCCTCCTGGCATAAGCAATGAGGAAATTGACATTTCTGTCTCATTCAGATCACTTGCTTTCAATATGACATTCGGTTCTTCCAGAAAAGGGAGAAGAGCTTAA
- the rny gene encoding ribonuclease Y, with translation MMLLIGIIAGLAAGIALAYFILTPLAVKKAKDELELQLKSAKQDSESIIKRAQEEADHLKKKALLEGREELHRLREEQEKDFKRDREELKQWEERISRREDNIDKKEEAIERTRQQLDIERARVEEMKEEAEKKLFSLADLSMEDAREIVLRRAEEIYEHDLAQKLKEMKDHYDEEGNRYAKWVIVNSVQRYAADYTGDITVSAVSLPSDEMKGRIIGREGRNIRAFEKLTGSDLVIDDTPEVVVVSCFNPLRRAIAKMTLDRLVEDGRIHPARIEEMYEKSKKEIYSEIKEAGQEALMKVGIPSMHPELVKLLGRLKFRTSYGQNVLQHSVEVAHLAALMASELGLNIDKAKRGAILHDIGKAIDHEVEGSHAIIGGEIAKRYGEKVQVVNMIQYHHGETEALTPEAVLVAAADAVSASRPGARRESLDMYIKRLENLENIATGFKHIEKAYAIQAGREIRVIVEPEKVDDLLAEKMAVDIAKKIEEELEYPGVIKVTVIRERRSVSYAS, from the coding sequence ATGATGCTACTGATTGGTATAATAGCCGGCCTGGCAGCGGGTATTGCGCTGGCTTATTTTATACTCACCCCTTTGGCTGTGAAGAAGGCAAAGGATGAGCTTGAGCTTCAACTGAAATCCGCAAAACAGGATTCAGAGTCGATAATCAAGAGGGCTCAGGAAGAGGCGGATCATCTTAAGAAGAAGGCACTCTTAGAAGGCCGTGAAGAACTCCACAGGCTTCGTGAGGAGCAAGAGAAGGATTTCAAGAGAGATCGAGAAGAACTGAAGCAATGGGAAGAAAGGATTTCCAGAAGAGAAGATAACATCGATAAAAAGGAAGAAGCTATTGAGAGGACTCGACAACAGTTGGATATCGAAAGGGCTCGTGTTGAAGAGATGAAAGAAGAAGCAGAGAAGAAACTGTTCAGCCTTGCCGACCTTTCGATGGAGGATGCCAGAGAGATAGTCCTGAGGAGAGCTGAAGAAATCTACGAACATGATCTTGCTCAGAAGCTTAAGGAGATGAAAGATCACTACGACGAAGAAGGCAATCGATACGCGAAATGGGTAATCGTCAACTCAGTCCAGCGCTATGCGGCAGATTATACGGGCGATATAACTGTAAGCGCGGTAAGCCTTCCTTCCGATGAGATGAAGGGAAGGATCATAGGCAGAGAGGGAAGGAATATCAGAGCATTTGAGAAGTTGACCGGTTCGGATCTCGTGATCGATGATACACCTGAAGTTGTTGTGGTATCCTGTTTCAATCCTCTTAGGAGGGCGATCGCAAAGATGACACTGGATAGGCTCGTTGAAGATGGAAGAATTCATCCTGCCAGGATTGAGGAAATGTACGAAAAGTCAAAAAAAGAGATCTACAGTGAAATAAAAGAAGCGGGTCAGGAAGCTTTGATGAAAGTAGGTATTCCCTCGATGCACCCAGAGCTTGTCAAACTACTAGGAAGGCTTAAGTTCAGGACGAGTTACGGTCAGAACGTATTGCAGCACTCTGTTGAAGTTGCACATCTTGCAGCTCTAATGGCTTCCGAATTGGGTTTGAACATTGACAAAGCGAAAAGGGGGGCGATCCTTCACGATATTGGAAAGGCAATTGATCACGAAGTTGAGGGATCTCATGCGATTATTGGGGGAGAGATTGCCAAGAGGTACGGGGAAAAGGTTCAGGTTGTCAATATGATACAGTATCACCATGGTGAGACGGAGGCTTTGACCCCTGAAGCGGTTCTTGTGGCCGCTGCAGATGCTGTATCTGCTTCAAGGCCAGGAGCTAGAAGAGAGTCGCTTGATATGTATATTAAACGACTTGAAAACCTGGAGAACATTGCGACCGGATTCAAGCATATAGAAAAGGCCTACGCAATTCAGGCAGGGAGAGAGATTCGGGTAATTGTAGAGCCAGAAAAGGTTGATGATCTGCTGGCCGAGAAAATGGCCGTAGATATTGCCAAGAAAATTGAAGAGGAACTCGAATATCCCGGTGTTATTAAGGTGACTGTTATAAGGGAACGAAGAAGCGTCTCTTATGCGTCATGA
- the rimO gene encoding 30S ribosomal protein S12 methylthiotransferase RimO codes for MKFGVLSLGCSKNIADMDNFMGIMRSRGHEIVKDASRADLLVIDTCGFIDDAKKESLEEIFRALSYKEHNPNLRVLAVGCLVQRYFEELKSEIREVDGLVGVTSPATLADLIERNEVFFIGEPDGVYEYSTRVAEKYSAYVKIGDGCNRNCAFCSIPNFKGFAASRTSESIVKETLSLVRQGVKEIVLVSQDCTQYGLDLDEGVTLAGLLGKLNDLEGDFWIRVLYLHPDHVEDELIDSILSLSKVVDYFDIPVQSGSDEILKRMGRSKNSRQLRDLLLGIREKAPHAVLRTTIMVGFPGESEATFNETVDFARSVRFDRLGGFVYSREEGTPAFDKKLTVSKNAAKEMLELLLDEQDRISAERLSDFKGKVVTVLLEESGESYTLGRAYNSAPDVDGVVVLKGHKQEGVFLKARITDTYEHDMEGVVLDELA; via the coding sequence ATGAAGTTTGGAGTTCTCTCTCTGGGATGCTCAAAGAATATTGCCGATATGGATAATTTCATGGGCATTATGAGAAGCAGGGGCCATGAGATAGTAAAAGATGCTTCGCGTGCGGATTTACTAGTTATAGACACCTGCGGGTTTATCGACGATGCAAAGAAGGAGAGCCTGGAAGAGATCTTCAGGGCCCTTTCCTACAAAGAGCACAATCCGAATCTAAGAGTACTTGCAGTCGGGTGCCTTGTTCAAAGATATTTCGAAGAATTGAAATCTGAGATCCGCGAAGTTGATGGGTTAGTTGGAGTCACAAGCCCGGCAACGCTCGCTGATCTTATCGAGAGAAATGAGGTATTCTTCATTGGTGAACCTGATGGAGTCTACGAGTACTCCACCAGAGTCGCTGAAAAATATAGTGCTTACGTGAAGATTGGAGACGGCTGCAACAGAAATTGTGCTTTCTGTTCAATTCCCAACTTCAAAGGTTTTGCGGCAAGTCGTACTTCAGAAAGCATAGTTAAAGAGACTCTTTCTTTGGTGCGACAAGGTGTGAAAGAGATCGTTCTAGTATCTCAGGACTGTACGCAATATGGTTTAGATCTGGATGAGGGAGTCACTCTTGCCGGACTTCTCGGTAAATTGAATGATCTTGAAGGAGATTTCTGGATACGGGTTCTTTATCTTCACCCCGATCATGTGGAAGATGAACTGATAGATTCGATTCTCTCGCTTTCAAAGGTAGTAGATTATTTCGATATACCTGTTCAGAGTGGTTCCGATGAGATCCTGAAGAGAATGGGCAGGTCAAAGAACTCTAGACAGTTACGCGATTTGCTCCTTGGAATCAGAGAAAAAGCACCTCATGCTGTGTTGAGAACGACAATAATGGTCGGATTCCCAGGTGAGAGTGAAGCTACATTCAACGAGACTGTCGATTTTGCAAGAAGTGTTAGGTTCGATAGACTCGGAGGTTTTGTCTACTCAAGAGAGGAAGGAACGCCAGCATTCGATAAGAAGCTTACTGTAAGCAAGAATGCAGCAAAGGAGATGCTTGAGCTTCTGCTTGACGAACAGGATCGGATTTCAGCGGAGCGCCTTTCAGACTTTAAAGGAAAGGTAGTTACTGTGTTGCTTGAGGAGAGCGGTGAAAGTTACACGCTGGGAAGAGCATATAACAGCGCTCCTGATGTTGATGGAGTGGTTGTTTTGAAGGGCCATAAGCAGGAAGGAGTTTTCTTGAAAGCCAGAATCACAGATACTTACGAGCATGACATGGAAGGTGTTGTTCTTGATGAACTTGCCTAA
- the udk gene encoding uridine kinase: MVLVSIIGGSGAGKTSVTNVIFNHFNERAAVLSMDDYYKNLDPGTDPREFNFDSPKAFDFELFEQHLKSVKQNKSIMVPVYSMVTYRREEGICREFRPKPLIIVEGLLVMFKREMRDLFDFSIYIDAPADERLIRRIERDTKERGRSVDSIIEQYRKFVAPSFESFIEPQKYFCDIVLPDGAANTTGLNVIINAIENMLNK, from the coding sequence ATGGTTCTTGTTTCAATAATCGGAGGAAGCGGGGCCGGAAAGACGTCCGTAACCAACGTAATCTTCAATCACTTCAACGAAAGAGCGGCTGTTCTCTCGATGGATGACTACTACAAAAACCTGGATCCCGGAACTGATCCGAGAGAGTTCAATTTCGATTCTCCGAAAGCCTTTGACTTTGAACTCTTTGAACAGCACCTCAAATCCGTTAAGCAGAACAAAAGCATTATGGTTCCAGTCTATAGCATGGTCACGTACAGGCGAGAAGAAGGAATCTGTAGAGAGTTTAGGCCTAAACCGCTGATTATCGTCGAAGGGCTCCTGGTAATGTTCAAGAGGGAAATGAGGGATCTCTTCGACTTCTCAATATACATAGATGCGCCGGCAGATGAAAGGCTTATTAGAAGGATAGAACGTGATACTAAAGAGCGAGGTAGATCCGTAGACAGCATAATAGAACAGTATAGAAAGTTTGTCGCTCCGTCTTTTGAAAGTTTCATTGAACCCCAGAAGTACTTTTGTGATATAGTTTTACCTGACGGGGCCGCGAACACTACCGGTCTTAATGTCATAATCAACGCCATTGAGAACATGTTGAACAAGTGA
- the pgsA gene encoding CDP-diacylglycerol--glycerol-3-phosphate 3-phosphatidyltransferase — protein sequence MNLPNILTLSRMVLALPTLLLLMSGNVVGYYFSFLVFGIASLTDFFDGRIARKRGLVTDLGRFLDQISDKILVTSVFLGFMAISRVSLWFLFILIFRDTLVSGIRMVASSRGKVIAADALGKVKTFSQMILLVILYMNLLWDFPSQALVLWLEVFVAGVTAASGANYLFKNLDIFKGGD from the coding sequence ATGAACTTGCCTAACATTCTTACCCTGTCGAGAATGGTGCTCGCTTTACCTACCCTTCTATTGCTAATGAGTGGGAATGTCGTTGGTTACTACTTTTCATTCCTTGTCTTCGGAATTGCTTCACTTACAGATTTCTTTGACGGGAGAATAGCAAGAAAGCGTGGTCTCGTTACGGATCTGGGGAGGTTTCTAGATCAGATCTCTGACAAGATCCTTGTTACATCAGTCTTCCTGGGCTTCATGGCGATTTCGAGAGTCAGTCTCTGGTTCCTTTTCATACTGATCTTTAGAGACACGCTTGTCTCAGGGATAAGAATGGTTGCCTCGAGCAGGGGAAAAGTGATCGCGGCTGATGCTCTCGGAAAGGTTAAGACGTTCTCTCAAATGATTCTCTTGGTAATTCTCTACATGAATTTGCTATGGGATTTCCCCTCTCAAGCATTGGTGCTGTGGCTTGAGGTCTTCGTCGCAGGTGTCACGGCAGCGAGTGGAGCCAACTACCTGTTTAAGAATCTAGACATTTTCAAAGGGGGGGATTGA
- the thpR gene encoding RNA 2',3'-cyclic phosphodiesterase yields MRSFIAVDTGDRVSAMIDSISERLRRMGFKASWVPGVNSHVTLAFLDNIEPERLSLLASMLSRRLRGFPSFTLETGGIGYFKHKDLPKVIWVGIERNQSLINLQRETRVVLEAMNLPVEDNFRPHLTVGRMKFSPPMWRKFLSTLDSERVIFPVGEATIFESILSREGARYRKVFTCSFEGGLIEHAVEG; encoded by the coding sequence TTGCGCTCTTTTATCGCAGTTGATACAGGCGACAGGGTTTCCGCTATGATAGACAGTATCTCGGAAAGGCTTAGAAGGATGGGGTTCAAGGCATCATGGGTGCCGGGAGTAAACTCTCACGTTACTCTTGCATTTCTTGACAACATAGAGCCGGAAAGACTCTCTTTACTGGCATCGATGTTGTCGCGTAGACTGAGAGGGTTTCCTTCATTCACTCTGGAAACTGGAGGCATAGGTTACTTCAAACATAAGGACTTGCCAAAGGTTATTTGGGTAGGAATTGAAAGAAATCAGAGTCTCATTAATCTACAGAGAGAGACGCGAGTAGTTCTTGAAGCAATGAATCTGCCTGTTGAAGATAATTTTAGACCGCATTTGACTGTAGGCAGGATGAAATTCAGTCCGCCAATGTGGCGGAAATTCTTGAGTACACTTGATAGTGAACGAGTGATATTTCCTGTCGGAGAAGCCACAATATTCGAATCGATTCTCTCCAGGGAAGGAGCTAGGTACAGAAAGGTCTTCACATGCAGCTTTGAAGGAGGACTGATTGAACATGCTGTCGAAGGATAA
- the tilS gene encoding tRNA lysidine(34) synthetase TilS yields MSDFEKEVLEFIKKWDLIESGQKILVAVSGGKDSMCLLNVLINLKSELGIDLFAANLDHGLRRKGPVEEAGMIGDFCRARSVPFFHERRDVNELLKKRRGLSIESAAREVRYCFLREVKMSIGADLIAVGHNRDDLVENILLRIVKGTGMKGVIGLRPLGGDLIRPLLFSDMQRIIDYVTINRVTFMEDETNSEDDFERNYVRLRIIPELRKINSALNEAVWRFFENINDGYALIHERVEEVLEQIEFADGVFFVEALKLKEVERAVLLEMVREIVSILSSDKYPPSRERVVAFFDLLISSRGGWTVEFREDIKASKIGRYVFFYGGELRFKRIERQSIDSLPFSRELEGWKISLECNEEVPEAMIERLDGAFNSICSGDKLSFPLSLRPMDERDKIIPFGMSRNKKVIDVVTEKGLKGFSSRIMVLENAFGDILWIPGVVTSELCRVCPSSLDSVVFCLERR; encoded by the coding sequence ATGAGTGATTTCGAGAAGGAAGTCCTCGAATTCATCAAGAAATGGGACCTAATAGAAAGTGGTCAGAAAATTCTTGTAGCAGTTTCTGGAGGGAAGGACTCAATGTGTCTTCTCAATGTTCTGATAAATCTTAAATCGGAGCTGGGAATAGACCTCTTTGCCGCAAATCTCGACCATGGTCTTCGAAGGAAGGGACCCGTCGAGGAAGCAGGTATGATTGGCGATTTCTGTCGGGCGCGGTCGGTACCCTTCTTTCACGAAAGACGAGATGTTAATGAGCTTTTGAAAAAGAGGCGCGGTTTGTCGATAGAGTCTGCGGCGAGGGAAGTAAGATATTGTTTTCTGAGAGAAGTTAAGATGTCTATCGGTGCAGATTTAATCGCCGTAGGGCATAATCGAGACGATCTTGTAGAAAATATCCTGCTAAGAATCGTGAAGGGAACTGGCATGAAAGGTGTGATTGGACTGCGCCCGTTAGGTGGCGATTTGATAAGACCTCTGCTATTCAGCGATATGCAACGTATTATAGATTATGTTACAATTAACAGGGTTACATTTATGGAGGATGAAACCAACTCTGAGGATGATTTTGAGCGCAATTACGTTCGTCTGAGAATCATTCCGGAGCTTAGAAAGATAAACTCAGCACTTAATGAGGCCGTGTGGCGGTTCTTTGAAAACATCAATGATGGATATGCACTGATCCATGAAAGGGTTGAAGAGGTTCTGGAGCAGATCGAATTCGCAGACGGTGTTTTTTTTGTGGAGGCCTTGAAGCTTAAAGAAGTTGAAAGGGCCGTTTTGTTGGAGATGGTGAGAGAGATCGTTTCTATTCTTAGTTCTGACAAGTATCCACCCTCCAGAGAGCGAGTTGTTGCCTTTTTCGATCTCCTGATTTCTAGTAGAGGAGGGTGGACTGTTGAGTTTAGAGAAGATATCAAGGCCTCGAAGATCGGCAGATATGTCTTCTTCTACGGGGGAGAACTTAGATTCAAGCGGATCGAAAGGCAAAGTATAGACTCTCTCCCTTTCAGCCGTGAACTAGAAGGATGGAAGATTTCCCTGGAATGCAACGAAGAGGTTCCGGAAGCGATGATCGAAAGATTGGACGGTGCCTTTAATAGCATATGTTCGGGTGATAAGCTCTCCTTCCCTTTGAGCTTGCGGCCGATGGATGAAAGAGACAAGATCATCCCGTTTGGAATGTCAAGAAATAAGAAAGTTATCGATGTAGTTACAGAGAAAGGTTTGAAGGGCTTCTCAAGCAGAATTATGGTTCTTGAAAACGCTTTTGGAGATATCCTCTGGATTCCAGGTGTTGTCACGAGCGAGCTTTGCAGAGTTTGCCCCTCCAGTCTCGACAGCGTAGTTTTTTGCCTTGAAAGGAGGTAG
- a CDS encoding BMP family ABC transporter substrate-binding protein translates to MKLRLLLVFSLILMFALPVMAMKVIMITDVGGLGDKSFNDGTWEGIVKASDFLGIDREVVQSKEQSDYIPNLSNAAKEADIIFAVGFMMADALYKVAPQFPDTYFVGIDIDPVENMPNNVATYLFKEQEGAFLVGYVVAAMTETNMVGFVGGLPIPPVERFRYGYEAGIRVYEEIHGKTISMLQGYTMDFNDPKKGKDLAIAQFAEGADIVFHAAGACGNGVIEAAAEKGEGFFAVGVDVDQDYMAPGRVLTSSVKRVDMASYQAVMSIALGTFEPGAKTLGIKDEGVGISPMTYTKDVVGPVILGEVEFLKGLLKAGTLIVPDTQEKLDAFVVPDITLP, encoded by the coding sequence ATGAAACTAAGACTATTGTTGGTGTTCTCACTTATTCTCATGTTTGCTCTCCCAGTAATGGCAATGAAGGTAATCATGATTACTGACGTTGGGGGGCTCGGAGACAAGTCATTTAATGATGGAACTTGGGAAGGAATTGTCAAGGCCTCTGACTTCCTGGGAATTGACAGAGAAGTCGTACAATCAAAGGAACAGTCCGACTATATCCCTAATCTGTCAAACGCAGCAAAGGAAGCAGATATTATCTTCGCAGTTGGCTTCATGATGGCCGATGCGCTGTATAAGGTTGCTCCTCAGTTCCCGGATACTTACTTCGTAGGCATAGACATTGACCCTGTTGAGAACATGCCGAATAATGTAGCAACGTATCTCTTCAAAGAACAAGAAGGAGCTTTCCTGGTAGGTTATGTGGTAGCGGCCATGACAGAGACCAACATGGTAGGCTTCGTTGGAGGTCTTCCAATTCCTCCAGTTGAAAGATTCCGCTACGGCTATGAGGCCGGAATAAGAGTCTACGAAGAGATACACGGAAAAACGATAAGCATGCTTCAGGGATACACTATGGATTTCAACGATCCTAAGAAGGGTAAGGACCTTGCCATCGCTCAGTTCGCAGAAGGCGCCGACATTGTCTTCCATGCAGCTGGCGCGTGTGGAAATGGTGTCATTGAAGCTGCGGCAGAAAAGGGAGAAGGTTTCTTTGCAGTTGGTGTCGATGTTGATCAGGATTACATGGCTCCTGGAAGAGTCCTAACAAGTTCTGTCAAGAGAGTTGACATGGCTTCCTATCAAGCCGTTATGAGTATCGCTCTCGGAACTTTCGAACCCGGAGCAAAGACACTCGGAATAAAGGATGAAGGTGTTGGAATTAGTCCGATGACCTACACTAAGGATGTTGTTGGACCGGTTATTCTCGGCGAAGTTGAGTTCCTTAAGGGTCTTCTAAAAGCCGGAACGCTTATTGTTCCTGATACTCAAGAGAAGCTCGATGCGTTCGTTGTTCCAGATATAACCCTTCCGTAA
- a CDS encoding DUF4416 family protein, whose product MGSYRETEMVNLVVFAFGSYIDYRLQEIQPVLEKEFGPADYISKSLDFDKYTSYYNDEMGFGLKGKLLSFKRLVHPQQLSLIKRITNDIEEKFGLEGKRKVNLDPGYVHHAQFVLASTKHWANRIYIGDGISAEITLIFVNGAFTPLPYTYPNYRDREYIEELMRIRELYLFKRKERL is encoded by the coding sequence ATGGGAAGCTATAGAGAAACGGAAATGGTCAATCTCGTTGTCTTCGCTTTCGGTTCATACATAGATTACAGGCTTCAGGAAATTCAACCTGTTCTTGAGAAGGAGTTTGGACCGGCAGACTATATATCGAAATCGCTGGATTTCGATAAATACACATCTTATTACAACGATGAGATGGGATTTGGTCTTAAAGGCAAGCTGCTTTCTTTTAAGAGGCTCGTACACCCTCAACAACTTTCCCTCATAAAGAGAATTACAAACGATATTGAAGAGAAATTCGGACTGGAAGGGAAGAGAAAAGTAAATCTAGATCCGGGCTATGTTCATCACGCTCAGTTTGTTCTCGCATCAACTAAGCATTGGGCGAATCGTATCTATATTGGAGACGGCATCTCTGCTGAGATAACTCTCATTTTCGTCAATGGTGCTTTTACACCACTTCCATACACTTATCCGAACTATCGGGATCGGGAGTATATTGAAGAACTCATGCGAATCAGGGAGCTGTACCTCTTCAAAAGAAAGGAAAGACTATGA